A genome region from Prionailurus viverrinus isolate Anna chromosome A3, UM_Priviv_1.0, whole genome shotgun sequence includes the following:
- the PEX13 gene encoding peroxisome biogenesis factor 13 translates to MASQPPPPPKPWETRRIPGAGPGPGPGPTFQSADLGPSLLTRPGQPTLTRVPPPILPRPSQQTGSSNVNTFRPAYSSFSSGYGAYGNSFYGSYSPYSYGYNGLGYNRLRVDDLPPSRFVQQAEESSRGAFQSIESIVHAFASVSMMMDATFSAVYNSFRAVLDVANHFSRLKIHFTKVFSAFALVRTIRYLYRRLQWMIGLRRGSENEDLWAESEGTVACLGAEDKAANSAKSWPIFLFFAVILGGPYLIWKLLSTHNDEVTDNTNWASGEDDHVVARAEYDFAAVSEEEISFRAGDMLNLALKEQQPKVRGWLLASLDGQTTGLIPANYVKILGKRRGRKAMESSKISKQQQSFTNTTLIKGATAADSLDEQEAAFESVFVETNKVPVAPDSTGKGGDKQDL, encoded by the exons atctgcTGATTTGGGTCCTAGTTTATTGACAAGACCTGGACAACCAACACTTACCAGAGTGCCCCCACCTATTCTTCCAAGGCCATCACAGCAGACAGGAAGCAGCAATGTGAATACTTTCAGACCTGCTTACAGTTCATTTTCTTCAGGATATGGTGCCTATGGAAATTCGTTTTATGGAAGCTATAGCCCTTATAGTTATGGATATAATGGGTTGGGCTATAACCGCCTCCGTGTAGATGATCTGCCACCCAGTAGATTTGTTCAGCAAGCTGAAGAAAGCAGCAGAGGTGCATTTCAGTCCATTGAAAGTATTGTGCATGCATTTGCCTCTGTCAGTATGATGATGGATGCTACCTTTTCAGCTGTCTATAACAGTTTCAGGGCTGTATTGGATGTAGCAAATCACTTTTCCcgattaaaaatacatttcacaaaGGTTTTTTCAGCTTTTGCATTAGTTAGGACTATAAGGTATCTCTACAGACGGTTACAGTGGATGATAGGTTTAAGAAGAGGCTCTGAGAAtgaggacctgtgggcagaaagtgAAGGAACTGTGGCTTGCCTTGGTGCCGAGGACAAAGCAGCTAATTCAGCCAAATCTTGGCCAATATTCTTGTTCTTTGCTGTTATCCTTGGTGGTCCTTACCTCATCTGGAAACTTCTGTCTACCCATAATGATGAAGTCACAG ACAACACCAACTGGGCAAGTGGTGAGGATGACCATGTAGTTGCTAGAGCAGAATATGATTTTGCTGCTGTGTCCGAAGAAGAAATTTCTTTCCGTGCTGGTGATATGCTAAACTTAGCTCTCAAAG AACAGCAACCCAAAGTGCGTGGTTGGCTTCTGGCTAGTCTTGATGGTCAAACAACAGGACTTATACCTGCTAATTATGTCAAAATTCTTGGTAAAAGAAGAGGTAGAAAAGCAATGGAATCCAGTAAAATTTCCAAGCAGCAACAATCTTTTACCAACACAACACTAATTAAAGGAGCCACGGCTGCTGATTCTTTGGATGAACAGGAAGCTGCCTTTGAATCTGTTTTTGTTGAGACTAATAAGGTTCCAGTTGCACCTGATTCCACTGGGAAAGGTGGAGATAAACAAGATCTTTGA